The Columba livia isolate bColLiv1 breed racing homer chromosome 18, bColLiv1.pat.W.v2, whole genome shotgun sequence genome includes a region encoding these proteins:
- the PECAM1 gene encoding platelet endothelial cell adhesion molecule isoform X1: MYLALLVIFLQCSGLYTQEGVFTFNTVEIKVQPSVKVKNGAPMSIVCRADISKNTDFQLKHNFTIFKDGKLVFMTVTDREDAKYEISVARSSDTGEYECTVEARGKTKSSNSLHVWVKGMTKPILTAEKEEVLEGEVVKLRCELPEEVPPLHFFFRKIKTNSIPKEKRVFEPYRNFSEVEFSVEEADNILQFDCFGRRFVQLEFEDSEHSNTTLVTVREPFIKPTLNAKPSSNITEGDRIQFECSTVVARMRDIEILLQKNKTILKSVQDEVLKYSTVATLEDSGEYLCKVEQGRASKTTKLNVVVSELFPKPTLAASMSNLDENKELTLSCSISGFRKANFSILRKNSNGDTLLKNSRNLTMRVNVNDTGSYTCKAEVKGIVKESKPVRINVYAPVSKPTLSVVSGLPEVVLGKPLWLICRSAMGTPPIIFTFYKGNEVKKRVTNDTYAMFLDENIRQNDKRGYKCDARNNHSSGMKTSNILNITVIVPIRDASLGSIPYGEVEDGSETAFLCSVKEGSWPIHFKLFRKTDREVLLFEQIENADRVMWHKKAMKKQDTGTYFCVASNRANVDVKSHPITISVILATWKKGVIAAFSLILIVGAVTLALYWFLRKKKKAKGPSLEMSGSALATNLTSEKLTRQPNDGDYYSGSGYIEDNENHVKSADESKGPDLESEEVEYTEVEVSTLDPHRAPVQKGTETVYSEIRKANHDSVENRHSRIQGHPDAT; the protein is encoded by the exons ATGTATCTTGCTCTTCTGGTGATTTTCTTGCAGT gttcaggACTTTACACTCAGGAGGGAG ttTTTACTTTCAATACAGTTGAAATCAAAGTTCAGCCTTCTGTCAAAGTAAAGAATGGAGCTCCTATGTCAATTGTCTGCCGTGctgatattagcaaaaatactGATTTCCAGCTGAAGCATAATTTTACAATTTTTAAGGATGGCAAGCTTGTATTCATGACTGTAACAGACAGAGAAGATGCAAAATATGAAATATCTGTGGCTAGATCTTCAGATACAGGAGAGTATGAATGTACCGTGGAAGCACGTGGAAAGACAAAATCTAGTAACTCCTTACATGTTTGGGTGAAAG GAATGACCAAGCCAATCCTGACtgctgagaaagaagaagttttAGAGGGTGAAGTTGTGAAATTACGTTGTGAGCTGCCAGAAGAAGTACCtcctttacatttctttttccgGAAGATAAAGACAAATTCAATACCTAAAGAAAAACGTGTTTTTGAACCATATAGAAATTTTTCTGAAGTGGAATTTTCTGTTGAGGAGGCAGATAATATTTTACAATTTGATTGCTTTGGTAGAAGATTTGTACAACTCGAATTTGAAGACTCAGAACACAGCAACACAACACTTGTTACGGTCAGGG AACCATTTATAAAGCCTACTCTGAATGCCAAGCCCTCAAGTAATATTACAGAAGGAGACAGAATACAGTTTGAATGCTCAACTGTCGTAGCCCGAATGCGTGACATTGAAATCctacttcagaaaaacaaaacaatactgAAGAGTGTACAAGATGAGGTTTTGAAATACTCTACGGTAGCTACTCTAGAAGACAGTGGTGAATACCTGTGTAAGGTGGAGCAAGGGAGAGCATCTAAAACAACCAAACTGAATGTTGTTGTGTCAG agttGTTCCCCAAGCCAACATTGGCTGCTTCTATGAGTAATCTggatgaaaataaagaattaactTTGAGTTGCAGCATTAGTGGTTTTCGGAAAGCTAACTTCTCTATATTACGAAAAAATTCAAATGGAGACACCTTGTTGAAAAATTCCAGAAACTTAACAATGAGGGTTAATGTGAATGACACTGGATCCTATACCTGTAAAGCTGAAGTAAAAGGAATAGTCAAGGAGAGCAAACCTGTAAGGATAAATGTTTATG CTCCAGTCTCCAAGCCAACCCTTTCTGTTGTCAGTGGTTTACCGGAGGTGGTTTTAGGGAAGCCTCTATGGTTAATCTGTCGTTCAGCGATGGGAACGCCACCAATAATATTCACATTCTACAAAGGAAATGAAGTTAAGAAAAGAGTAACTAATGACACATATGCCATGTTCTTGGATGAAAACATTAGACAAAACGACAAAAGAGGATACAAATGTGATGCTAGAAATAATCACTCCAGTGGTATGAAAACTAGCAATATTCTAAACATCACAGTAATAG TACCAATCAGGGATGCCAGCTTGGGCAGTATTCCATATGGAGAAGTGGAAGACGGTAGTGAGactgcttttctctgctctgtgaAAGAAGGATCTTGGCCAATTCATTTcaagcttttcagaaaaactGATCGTGAAGTTCTTCTATTTGAACAAATTGAAAATGCAGACAGAGTCATGTGGCACAAGAAAGCAATGAAGAagcaggacacagggacatATTTCTGTGTGGCTTCTAATCGGGCTAACGTGGATGTGAAAAGCCATCCAATAACCATCAGTG tcATCTTAGCGACTTGGAAGAAAGGAGTCATTGCTGCATTCTCCCTCATACTTATTGTAGGAGCAGTAACTCTCGCTTTATATTGGTTTTTgcgcaagaagaaaaaag CTAAAggaccatccctggagatgtctgG TTCTGCCTTGGCTACAAACTTGACAAGTGAAAAACTGACAAGACAGCCCAATGATGGAGACTACTATTCAG GATCAGGTTACATTGAAGATAACGAAAATCACGTGAAATCGGCAGATGAGAGTAAAG GACCTGACCTTGAGAGTGAGGAGGTGGAGTACACTGAAGTTGAAGTGTCAACGCTTGATCCTCACAGAG CTCCTGTACAGAAGGGGACTGAAACAGTTTATAGTGAAATCAGAAAAGCTAATCATG attcTGTGGAAAACAGGCATTCT AGAATACAAGGGCATCCTGATGCTACTTAG
- the PECAM1 gene encoding platelet endothelial cell adhesion molecule isoform X2 has translation MYLALLVIFLQCSGLYTQEGVFTFNTVEIKVQPSVKVKNGAPMSIVCRADISKNTDFQLKHNFTIFKDGKLVFMTVTDREDAKYEISVARSSDTGEYECTVEARGKTKSSNSLHVWVKGMTKPILTAEKEEVLEGEVVKLRCELPEEVPPLHFFFRKIKTNSIPKEKRVFEPYRNFSEVEFSVEEADNILQFDCFGRRFVQLEFEDSEHSNTTLVTVREPFIKPTLNAKPSSNITEGDRIQFECSTVVARMRDIEILLQKNKTILKSVQDEVLKYSTVATLEDSGEYLCKVEQGRASKTTKLNVVVSELFPKPTLAASMSNLDENKELTLSCSISGFRKANFSILRKNSNGDTLLKNSRNLTMRVNVNDTGSYTCKAEVKGIVKESKPVRINVYAPVSKPTLSVVSGLPEVVLGKPLWLICRSAMGTPPIIFTFYKGNEVKKRVTNDTYAMFLDENIRQNDKRGYKCDARNNHSSGMKTSNILNITVIVPIRDASLGSIPYGEVEDGSETAFLCSVKEGSWPIHFKLFRKTDREVLLFEQIENADRVMWHKKAMKKQDTGTYFCVASNRANVDVKSHPITISVILATWKKGVIAAFSLILIVGAVTLALYWFLRKKKKAKGPSLEMSGSALATNLTSEKLTRQPNDGDYYSGSGYIEDNENHVKSADESKGPDLESEEVEYTEVEVSTLDPHRDSVENRHSRIQGHPDAT, from the exons ATGTATCTTGCTCTTCTGGTGATTTTCTTGCAGT gttcaggACTTTACACTCAGGAGGGAG ttTTTACTTTCAATACAGTTGAAATCAAAGTTCAGCCTTCTGTCAAAGTAAAGAATGGAGCTCCTATGTCAATTGTCTGCCGTGctgatattagcaaaaatactGATTTCCAGCTGAAGCATAATTTTACAATTTTTAAGGATGGCAAGCTTGTATTCATGACTGTAACAGACAGAGAAGATGCAAAATATGAAATATCTGTGGCTAGATCTTCAGATACAGGAGAGTATGAATGTACCGTGGAAGCACGTGGAAAGACAAAATCTAGTAACTCCTTACATGTTTGGGTGAAAG GAATGACCAAGCCAATCCTGACtgctgagaaagaagaagttttAGAGGGTGAAGTTGTGAAATTACGTTGTGAGCTGCCAGAAGAAGTACCtcctttacatttctttttccgGAAGATAAAGACAAATTCAATACCTAAAGAAAAACGTGTTTTTGAACCATATAGAAATTTTTCTGAAGTGGAATTTTCTGTTGAGGAGGCAGATAATATTTTACAATTTGATTGCTTTGGTAGAAGATTTGTACAACTCGAATTTGAAGACTCAGAACACAGCAACACAACACTTGTTACGGTCAGGG AACCATTTATAAAGCCTACTCTGAATGCCAAGCCCTCAAGTAATATTACAGAAGGAGACAGAATACAGTTTGAATGCTCAACTGTCGTAGCCCGAATGCGTGACATTGAAATCctacttcagaaaaacaaaacaatactgAAGAGTGTACAAGATGAGGTTTTGAAATACTCTACGGTAGCTACTCTAGAAGACAGTGGTGAATACCTGTGTAAGGTGGAGCAAGGGAGAGCATCTAAAACAACCAAACTGAATGTTGTTGTGTCAG agttGTTCCCCAAGCCAACATTGGCTGCTTCTATGAGTAATCTggatgaaaataaagaattaactTTGAGTTGCAGCATTAGTGGTTTTCGGAAAGCTAACTTCTCTATATTACGAAAAAATTCAAATGGAGACACCTTGTTGAAAAATTCCAGAAACTTAACAATGAGGGTTAATGTGAATGACACTGGATCCTATACCTGTAAAGCTGAAGTAAAAGGAATAGTCAAGGAGAGCAAACCTGTAAGGATAAATGTTTATG CTCCAGTCTCCAAGCCAACCCTTTCTGTTGTCAGTGGTTTACCGGAGGTGGTTTTAGGGAAGCCTCTATGGTTAATCTGTCGTTCAGCGATGGGAACGCCACCAATAATATTCACATTCTACAAAGGAAATGAAGTTAAGAAAAGAGTAACTAATGACACATATGCCATGTTCTTGGATGAAAACATTAGACAAAACGACAAAAGAGGATACAAATGTGATGCTAGAAATAATCACTCCAGTGGTATGAAAACTAGCAATATTCTAAACATCACAGTAATAG TACCAATCAGGGATGCCAGCTTGGGCAGTATTCCATATGGAGAAGTGGAAGACGGTAGTGAGactgcttttctctgctctgtgaAAGAAGGATCTTGGCCAATTCATTTcaagcttttcagaaaaactGATCGTGAAGTTCTTCTATTTGAACAAATTGAAAATGCAGACAGAGTCATGTGGCACAAGAAAGCAATGAAGAagcaggacacagggacatATTTCTGTGTGGCTTCTAATCGGGCTAACGTGGATGTGAAAAGCCATCCAATAACCATCAGTG tcATCTTAGCGACTTGGAAGAAAGGAGTCATTGCTGCATTCTCCCTCATACTTATTGTAGGAGCAGTAACTCTCGCTTTATATTGGTTTTTgcgcaagaagaaaaaag CTAAAggaccatccctggagatgtctgG TTCTGCCTTGGCTACAAACTTGACAAGTGAAAAACTGACAAGACAGCCCAATGATGGAGACTACTATTCAG GATCAGGTTACATTGAAGATAACGAAAATCACGTGAAATCGGCAGATGAGAGTAAAG GACCTGACCTTGAGAGTGAGGAGGTGGAGTACACTGAAGTTGAAGTGTCAACGCTTGATCCTCACAGAG attcTGTGGAAAACAGGCATTCT AGAATACAAGGGCATCCTGATGCTACTTAG
- the PECAM1 gene encoding platelet endothelial cell adhesion molecule isoform X4: MYLALLVIFLQCSGLYTQEGVFTFNTVEIKVQPSVKVKNGAPMSIVCRADISKNTDFQLKHNFTIFKDGKLVFMTVTDREDAKYEISVARSSDTGEYECTVEARGKTKSSNSLHVWVKGMTKPILTAEKEEVLEGEVVKLRCELPEEVPPLHFFFRKIKTNSIPKEKRVFEPYRNFSEVEFSVEEADNILQFDCFGRRFVQLEFEDSEHSNTTLVTVREPFIKPTLNAKPSSNITEGDRIQFECSTVVARMRDIEILLQKNKTILKSVQDEVLKYSTVATLEDSGEYLCKVEQGRASKTTKLNVVVSELFPKPTLAASMSNLDENKELTLSCSISGFRKANFSILRKNSNGDTLLKNSRNLTMRVNVNDTGSYTCKAEVKGIVKESKPVRINVYAPVSKPTLSVVSGLPEVVLGKPLWLICRSAMGTPPIIFTFYKGNEVKKRVTNDTYAMFLDENIRQNDKRGYKCDARNNHSSGMKTSNILNITVIVPIRDASLGSIPYGEVEDGSETAFLCSVKEGSWPIHFKLFRKTDREVLLFEQIENADRVMWHKKAMKKQDTGTYFCVASNRANVDVKSHPITISVILATWKKGVIAAFSLILIVGAVTLALYWFLRKKKKAKGPSLEMSGSALATNLTSEKLTRQPNDGDYYSGSGYIEDNENHVKSADESKDSVENRHSRIQGHPDAT, from the exons ATGTATCTTGCTCTTCTGGTGATTTTCTTGCAGT gttcaggACTTTACACTCAGGAGGGAG ttTTTACTTTCAATACAGTTGAAATCAAAGTTCAGCCTTCTGTCAAAGTAAAGAATGGAGCTCCTATGTCAATTGTCTGCCGTGctgatattagcaaaaatactGATTTCCAGCTGAAGCATAATTTTACAATTTTTAAGGATGGCAAGCTTGTATTCATGACTGTAACAGACAGAGAAGATGCAAAATATGAAATATCTGTGGCTAGATCTTCAGATACAGGAGAGTATGAATGTACCGTGGAAGCACGTGGAAAGACAAAATCTAGTAACTCCTTACATGTTTGGGTGAAAG GAATGACCAAGCCAATCCTGACtgctgagaaagaagaagttttAGAGGGTGAAGTTGTGAAATTACGTTGTGAGCTGCCAGAAGAAGTACCtcctttacatttctttttccgGAAGATAAAGACAAATTCAATACCTAAAGAAAAACGTGTTTTTGAACCATATAGAAATTTTTCTGAAGTGGAATTTTCTGTTGAGGAGGCAGATAATATTTTACAATTTGATTGCTTTGGTAGAAGATTTGTACAACTCGAATTTGAAGACTCAGAACACAGCAACACAACACTTGTTACGGTCAGGG AACCATTTATAAAGCCTACTCTGAATGCCAAGCCCTCAAGTAATATTACAGAAGGAGACAGAATACAGTTTGAATGCTCAACTGTCGTAGCCCGAATGCGTGACATTGAAATCctacttcagaaaaacaaaacaatactgAAGAGTGTACAAGATGAGGTTTTGAAATACTCTACGGTAGCTACTCTAGAAGACAGTGGTGAATACCTGTGTAAGGTGGAGCAAGGGAGAGCATCTAAAACAACCAAACTGAATGTTGTTGTGTCAG agttGTTCCCCAAGCCAACATTGGCTGCTTCTATGAGTAATCTggatgaaaataaagaattaactTTGAGTTGCAGCATTAGTGGTTTTCGGAAAGCTAACTTCTCTATATTACGAAAAAATTCAAATGGAGACACCTTGTTGAAAAATTCCAGAAACTTAACAATGAGGGTTAATGTGAATGACACTGGATCCTATACCTGTAAAGCTGAAGTAAAAGGAATAGTCAAGGAGAGCAAACCTGTAAGGATAAATGTTTATG CTCCAGTCTCCAAGCCAACCCTTTCTGTTGTCAGTGGTTTACCGGAGGTGGTTTTAGGGAAGCCTCTATGGTTAATCTGTCGTTCAGCGATGGGAACGCCACCAATAATATTCACATTCTACAAAGGAAATGAAGTTAAGAAAAGAGTAACTAATGACACATATGCCATGTTCTTGGATGAAAACATTAGACAAAACGACAAAAGAGGATACAAATGTGATGCTAGAAATAATCACTCCAGTGGTATGAAAACTAGCAATATTCTAAACATCACAGTAATAG TACCAATCAGGGATGCCAGCTTGGGCAGTATTCCATATGGAGAAGTGGAAGACGGTAGTGAGactgcttttctctgctctgtgaAAGAAGGATCTTGGCCAATTCATTTcaagcttttcagaaaaactGATCGTGAAGTTCTTCTATTTGAACAAATTGAAAATGCAGACAGAGTCATGTGGCACAAGAAAGCAATGAAGAagcaggacacagggacatATTTCTGTGTGGCTTCTAATCGGGCTAACGTGGATGTGAAAAGCCATCCAATAACCATCAGTG tcATCTTAGCGACTTGGAAGAAAGGAGTCATTGCTGCATTCTCCCTCATACTTATTGTAGGAGCAGTAACTCTCGCTTTATATTGGTTTTTgcgcaagaagaaaaaag CTAAAggaccatccctggagatgtctgG TTCTGCCTTGGCTACAAACTTGACAAGTGAAAAACTGACAAGACAGCCCAATGATGGAGACTACTATTCAG GATCAGGTTACATTGAAGATAACGAAAATCACGTGAAATCGGCAGATGAGAGTAAAG attcTGTGGAAAACAGGCATTCT AGAATACAAGGGCATCCTGATGCTACTTAG
- the PECAM1 gene encoding platelet endothelial cell adhesion molecule isoform X3, translating to MYLALLVIFLQCSGLYTQEGVFTFNTVEIKVQPSVKVKNGAPMSIVCRADISKNTDFQLKHNFTIFKDGKLVFMTVTDREDAKYEISVARSSDTGEYECTVEARGKTKSSNSLHVWVKGMTKPILTAEKEEVLEGEVVKLRCELPEEVPPLHFFFRKIKTNSIPKEKRVFEPYRNFSEVEFSVEEADNILQFDCFGRRFVQLEFEDSEHSNTTLVTVREPFIKPTLNAKPSSNITEGDRIQFECSTVVARMRDIEILLQKNKTILKSVQDEVLKYSTVATLEDSGEYLCKVEQGRASKTTKLNVVVSELFPKPTLAASMSNLDENKELTLSCSISGFRKANFSILRKNSNGDTLLKNSRNLTMRVNVNDTGSYTCKAEVKGIVKESKPVRINVYAPVSKPTLSVVSGLPEVVLGKPLWLICRSAMGTPPIIFTFYKGNEVKKRVTNDTYAMFLDENIRQNDKRGYKCDARNNHSSGMKTSNILNITVIVPIRDASLGSIPYGEVEDGSETAFLCSVKEGSWPIHFKLFRKTDREVLLFEQIENADRVMWHKKAMKKQDTGTYFCVASNRANVDVKSHPITISVILATWKKGVIAAFSLILIVGAVTLALYWFLRKKKKAKGPSLEMSGSALATNLTSEKLTRQPNDGDYYSGSGYIEDNENHVKSADESKAPVQKGTETVYSEIRKANHDSVENRHSRIQGHPDAT from the exons ATGTATCTTGCTCTTCTGGTGATTTTCTTGCAGT gttcaggACTTTACACTCAGGAGGGAG ttTTTACTTTCAATACAGTTGAAATCAAAGTTCAGCCTTCTGTCAAAGTAAAGAATGGAGCTCCTATGTCAATTGTCTGCCGTGctgatattagcaaaaatactGATTTCCAGCTGAAGCATAATTTTACAATTTTTAAGGATGGCAAGCTTGTATTCATGACTGTAACAGACAGAGAAGATGCAAAATATGAAATATCTGTGGCTAGATCTTCAGATACAGGAGAGTATGAATGTACCGTGGAAGCACGTGGAAAGACAAAATCTAGTAACTCCTTACATGTTTGGGTGAAAG GAATGACCAAGCCAATCCTGACtgctgagaaagaagaagttttAGAGGGTGAAGTTGTGAAATTACGTTGTGAGCTGCCAGAAGAAGTACCtcctttacatttctttttccgGAAGATAAAGACAAATTCAATACCTAAAGAAAAACGTGTTTTTGAACCATATAGAAATTTTTCTGAAGTGGAATTTTCTGTTGAGGAGGCAGATAATATTTTACAATTTGATTGCTTTGGTAGAAGATTTGTACAACTCGAATTTGAAGACTCAGAACACAGCAACACAACACTTGTTACGGTCAGGG AACCATTTATAAAGCCTACTCTGAATGCCAAGCCCTCAAGTAATATTACAGAAGGAGACAGAATACAGTTTGAATGCTCAACTGTCGTAGCCCGAATGCGTGACATTGAAATCctacttcagaaaaacaaaacaatactgAAGAGTGTACAAGATGAGGTTTTGAAATACTCTACGGTAGCTACTCTAGAAGACAGTGGTGAATACCTGTGTAAGGTGGAGCAAGGGAGAGCATCTAAAACAACCAAACTGAATGTTGTTGTGTCAG agttGTTCCCCAAGCCAACATTGGCTGCTTCTATGAGTAATCTggatgaaaataaagaattaactTTGAGTTGCAGCATTAGTGGTTTTCGGAAAGCTAACTTCTCTATATTACGAAAAAATTCAAATGGAGACACCTTGTTGAAAAATTCCAGAAACTTAACAATGAGGGTTAATGTGAATGACACTGGATCCTATACCTGTAAAGCTGAAGTAAAAGGAATAGTCAAGGAGAGCAAACCTGTAAGGATAAATGTTTATG CTCCAGTCTCCAAGCCAACCCTTTCTGTTGTCAGTGGTTTACCGGAGGTGGTTTTAGGGAAGCCTCTATGGTTAATCTGTCGTTCAGCGATGGGAACGCCACCAATAATATTCACATTCTACAAAGGAAATGAAGTTAAGAAAAGAGTAACTAATGACACATATGCCATGTTCTTGGATGAAAACATTAGACAAAACGACAAAAGAGGATACAAATGTGATGCTAGAAATAATCACTCCAGTGGTATGAAAACTAGCAATATTCTAAACATCACAGTAATAG TACCAATCAGGGATGCCAGCTTGGGCAGTATTCCATATGGAGAAGTGGAAGACGGTAGTGAGactgcttttctctgctctgtgaAAGAAGGATCTTGGCCAATTCATTTcaagcttttcagaaaaactGATCGTGAAGTTCTTCTATTTGAACAAATTGAAAATGCAGACAGAGTCATGTGGCACAAGAAAGCAATGAAGAagcaggacacagggacatATTTCTGTGTGGCTTCTAATCGGGCTAACGTGGATGTGAAAAGCCATCCAATAACCATCAGTG tcATCTTAGCGACTTGGAAGAAAGGAGTCATTGCTGCATTCTCCCTCATACTTATTGTAGGAGCAGTAACTCTCGCTTTATATTGGTTTTTgcgcaagaagaaaaaag CTAAAggaccatccctggagatgtctgG TTCTGCCTTGGCTACAAACTTGACAAGTGAAAAACTGACAAGACAGCCCAATGATGGAGACTACTATTCAG GATCAGGTTACATTGAAGATAACGAAAATCACGTGAAATCGGCAGATGAGAGTAAAG CTCCTGTACAGAAGGGGACTGAAACAGTTTATAGTGAAATCAGAAAAGCTAATCATG attcTGTGGAAAACAGGCATTCT AGAATACAAGGGCATCCTGATGCTACTTAG